The Anas platyrhynchos isolate ZD024472 breed Pekin duck chromosome 3, IASCAAS_PekinDuck_T2T, whole genome shotgun sequence genome includes a window with the following:
- the SPAST gene encoding spastin isoform X6 — protein MNSPGGRGKKKGSGGCGSAASPSPQPGPAPPVPPAGAAAAAGSPRCPRSPSAQKRSLYYFSYPLVAAFALLRFVACQLGLLLAWLCERLSRGALMAAKGGGAEPGGAEPGGAAERVRACHKRAFECISLALRIDEDERESGAVPKKKDPLTHTSNSLPRSKTVAKTGSTGLSGHHRTPSYSGISTAPASRPAANPTTSTHKAVPKNSRTNKPSTPTPAARKKKDMKIFRNVDSNLANLILNEIVDSGPAVKFDDIAGQELAKQALQEIVILPSLRPELFTGLRAPARGLLLFGPPGNGKTMLAKAVAAESNATFFNISAASLTSKYVGEGEKLVRALFAVARELQPSIIFIDEVDSLLCERREGEHDASRRLKTEFLIEFDGVQSSGEDRILVMGATNRPQELDDAVLRRFTKRVYVSLPNEETRLILLRNLLSKQGSPLTQKELAQLARMTDGYSGSDLTALAKDAALGPIRELKPEQVKNMSASEMRNIKLSDFTESLKKIKRSLSPQTLEAYIRWNKDFGDTTV, from the exons ATGAATTCCCCGGGCGGCCGAGGGAAGAAGAAGGGCTCAGGCGGCTGCGGCTCCGCGgcctccccctccccgcagcccgggCCGGCTCCCCCCGTGCCgccggcgggggcggcggctGCAGCGGggtccccccggtgcccccggtcGCCGTCGGCGCAGAAGCGGAGCCTGTACTACTTCTCCTACCCGCTCGTCGCCGCCTTCGCCCTGCTGCGCTTCGTGGcctgccagctggggctgctcctcgccTGGCTCTGCGAGCGCCTCTCCCGCGGCGCCCTCATGGCCGCCAagggcggcggggccgagccCGGCGGGGCCGAGCCCGGGGGGGCGGCCGAGAGGGTGCGGGCCTGCCACAAGCGGGCCTTCGAGTGCATCTCCCTGGCGCTGCGCATCGACGAGGACGAGAGAG AAAGTGGAGCAGTTCCAAAAAAGAAGGATCCCTTAACACACACAAGTAATTCCCTTCCACGTTCAAAAACTGTTGCAAAAACTGGATCCACAGGCCTTTCAGGTCACCACAGAACACCTAGCTACAGTGGGATATCGACTGCTCCTGCGTCTAGACCAGCAGCAAACCCTACAACTTCAACTCACAAG GCTGTTCCTAAAAATAGCAGAACAAATAAGCCTTCTACTCCTACCCCAGCTGCTcgaaaaaagaaagacatgaagATATTTAGAAATGTGGACAGTAATCTTGCCAATCTTATCCTGAATGAAATTGTTGATAG TGGGCCAGCTGTCAAATTTGATGATATCGCAGGACAGGAACTGGCTAAACAAGCCTTGCAAGAAATTGTTATCCTTCCTTCTCTTAGACCTGAG TTATTTACAGGACTTAGAGCTCCTGCACGTGGACTGTTGCTGTTTGGCCCACCAGGAAATGGGAAGACAATGCTG GCCAAAGCAGTTGCTGCAGAGTCCAATGCCACTTTCTTCAATATAAGTGCAGCAAGCCTAACTTCAAAATAT GTGGGTGAAGGTGAGAAACTGGTGCGTGCTCTATTTGCAGTGGCAAGAGAACTTCAGCCTTCTATAATTTTTATTG atgaAGTTGATAGCCTTCTGTGTGAAAGACGAGAAGGTGAACATGATGCCAGTAGGCGtctaaaaacagaatttttaataGAATTTGATGGC GTGCAGTCTTCTGGAGAGGACAGAATACTTGTGATGGGAGCAACAAACAGGCCACAGGAGCTTGATGATGCTGTTCTCAG ACGATTCACTAAACGGGTATATGTATCTTTACCAAATGAGGAA acaaGGTTGATTTTGCTAAGAAATCTTCTAAGCAAGCAAGGAAGTCCATTGACCCAAAAAGAGTTGGCACAACTAGCTAG AATGACAGATGGATACTCTGGGAGTGATTTAACTGCGTTAGCAAAGGATGCAGCACTGGGTCCTATCCGAG aattaaAACCAGAACAGGTGAAGAACATGTCTGCCAGTGAG AtgagaaatatcaaattatCAGATTTCACCGAGTCGTTGAAGAAGATAAAGCGCAGTTTGAGCCCTCAGACCCTGGAAGCATATATTCGCTGGAACAAGGACTTTGGAGATACCACAGTGTGA
- the SPAST gene encoding spastin isoform X3, with amino-acid sequence MNSPGGRGKKKGSGGCGSAASPSPQPGPAPPVPPAGAAAAAGSPRCPRSPSAQKRSLYYFSYPLVAAFALLRFVACQLGLLLAWLCERLSRGALMAAKGGGAEPGGAEPGGAAERVRACHKRAFECISLALRIDEDERAGQKEQAVEWYKKGIEELEKGIAVLVVGQGDQCERARRLQSKMMTNLAMAKDRLQLLESGAVPKKKDPLTHTSNSLPRSKTVAKTGSTGLSGHHRTPSYSGISTAPASRPAANPTTSTHKAVPKNSRTNKPSTPTPAARKKKDMKIFRNVDSNLANLILNEIVDSGPAVKFDDIAGQELAKQALQEIVILPSLRPELFTGLRAPARGLLLFGPPGNGKTMLAKAVAAESNATFFNISAASLTSKYVGEGEKLVRALFAVARELQPSIIFIDEVDSLLCERREGEHDASRRLKTEFLIEFDGVQSSGEDRILVMGATNRPQELDDAVLRRFTKRVYVSLPNEETRLILLRNLLSKQGSPLTQKELAQLARMTDGYSGSDLTALAKDAALGPIRELKPEQVKNMSASEMRNIKLSDFTESLKKIKRSLSPQTLEAYIRWNKDFGDTTV; translated from the exons ATGAATTCCCCGGGCGGCCGAGGGAAGAAGAAGGGCTCAGGCGGCTGCGGCTCCGCGgcctccccctccccgcagcccgggCCGGCTCCCCCCGTGCCgccggcgggggcggcggctGCAGCGGggtccccccggtgcccccggtcGCCGTCGGCGCAGAAGCGGAGCCTGTACTACTTCTCCTACCCGCTCGTCGCCGCCTTCGCCCTGCTGCGCTTCGTGGcctgccagctggggctgctcctcgccTGGCTCTGCGAGCGCCTCTCCCGCGGCGCCCTCATGGCCGCCAagggcggcggggccgagccCGGCGGGGCCGAGCCCGGGGGGGCGGCCGAGAGGGTGCGGGCCTGCCACAAGCGGGCCTTCGAGTGCATCTCCCTGGCGCTGCGCATCGACGAGGACGAGAGAG CAGGACAAAAGGAACAAGCTGTTGAATGGTATAAGAAGGGAATTGAAGAACTGGAAAAAGGAATAGCTGTCTTAGTTGTTGGTCAAG gTGATCAGTGTGAACGAGCTCGACGTCTGCAATCTAAAATGATGACAAATTTGGCAATGGCCAAGGATCGCTTGCAGCTTTTAG AAAGTGGAGCAGTTCCAAAAAAGAAGGATCCCTTAACACACACAAGTAATTCCCTTCCACGTTCAAAAACTGTTGCAAAAACTGGATCCACAGGCCTTTCAGGTCACCACAGAACACCTAGCTACAGTGGGATATCGACTGCTCCTGCGTCTAGACCAGCAGCAAACCCTACAACTTCAACTCACAAG GCTGTTCCTAAAAATAGCAGAACAAATAAGCCTTCTACTCCTACCCCAGCTGCTcgaaaaaagaaagacatgaagATATTTAGAAATGTGGACAGTAATCTTGCCAATCTTATCCTGAATGAAATTGTTGATAG TGGGCCAGCTGTCAAATTTGATGATATCGCAGGACAGGAACTGGCTAAACAAGCCTTGCAAGAAATTGTTATCCTTCCTTCTCTTAGACCTGAG TTATTTACAGGACTTAGAGCTCCTGCACGTGGACTGTTGCTGTTTGGCCCACCAGGAAATGGGAAGACAATGCTG GCCAAAGCAGTTGCTGCAGAGTCCAATGCCACTTTCTTCAATATAAGTGCAGCAAGCCTAACTTCAAAATAT GTGGGTGAAGGTGAGAAACTGGTGCGTGCTCTATTTGCAGTGGCAAGAGAACTTCAGCCTTCTATAATTTTTATTG atgaAGTTGATAGCCTTCTGTGTGAAAGACGAGAAGGTGAACATGATGCCAGTAGGCGtctaaaaacagaatttttaataGAATTTGATGGC GTGCAGTCTTCTGGAGAGGACAGAATACTTGTGATGGGAGCAACAAACAGGCCACAGGAGCTTGATGATGCTGTTCTCAG ACGATTCACTAAACGGGTATATGTATCTTTACCAAATGAGGAA acaaGGTTGATTTTGCTAAGAAATCTTCTAAGCAAGCAAGGAAGTCCATTGACCCAAAAAGAGTTGGCACAACTAGCTAG AATGACAGATGGATACTCTGGGAGTGATTTAACTGCGTTAGCAAAGGATGCAGCACTGGGTCCTATCCGAG aattaaAACCAGAACAGGTGAAGAACATGTCTGCCAGTGAG AtgagaaatatcaaattatCAGATTTCACCGAGTCGTTGAAGAAGATAAAGCGCAGTTTGAGCCCTCAGACCCTGGAAGCATATATTCGCTGGAACAAGGACTTTGGAGATACCACAGTGTGA
- the SPAST gene encoding spastin isoform X4, which produces MNSPGGRGKKKGSGGCGSAASPSPQPGPAPPVPPAGAAAAAGSPRCPRSPSAQKRSLYYFSYPLVAAFALLRFVACQLGLLLAWLCERLSRGALMAAKGGGAEPGGAEPGGAAERVRACHKRAFECISLALRIDEDERGQKEQAVEWYKKGIEELEKGIAVLVVGQGDQCERARRLQSKMMTNLAMAKDRLQLLESGAVPKKKDPLTHTSNSLPRSKTVAKTGSTGLSGHHRTPSYSGISTAPASRPAANPTTSTHKAVPKNSRTNKPSTPTPAARKKKDMKIFRNVDSNLANLILNEIVDSGPAVKFDDIAGQELAKQALQEIVILPSLRPELFTGLRAPARGLLLFGPPGNGKTMLAKAVAAESNATFFNISAASLTSKYVGEGEKLVRALFAVARELQPSIIFIDEVDSLLCERREGEHDASRRLKTEFLIEFDGVQSSGEDRILVMGATNRPQELDDAVLRRFTKRVYVSLPNEETRLILLRNLLSKQGSPLTQKELAQLARMTDGYSGSDLTALAKDAALGPIRELKPEQVKNMSASEMRNIKLSDFTESLKKIKRSLSPQTLEAYIRWNKDFGDTTV; this is translated from the exons ATGAATTCCCCGGGCGGCCGAGGGAAGAAGAAGGGCTCAGGCGGCTGCGGCTCCGCGgcctccccctccccgcagcccgggCCGGCTCCCCCCGTGCCgccggcgggggcggcggctGCAGCGGggtccccccggtgcccccggtcGCCGTCGGCGCAGAAGCGGAGCCTGTACTACTTCTCCTACCCGCTCGTCGCCGCCTTCGCCCTGCTGCGCTTCGTGGcctgccagctggggctgctcctcgccTGGCTCTGCGAGCGCCTCTCCCGCGGCGCCCTCATGGCCGCCAagggcggcggggccgagccCGGCGGGGCCGAGCCCGGGGGGGCGGCCGAGAGGGTGCGGGCCTGCCACAAGCGGGCCTTCGAGTGCATCTCCCTGGCGCTGCGCATCGACGAGGACGAGAGAG GACAAAAGGAACAAGCTGTTGAATGGTATAAGAAGGGAATTGAAGAACTGGAAAAAGGAATAGCTGTCTTAGTTGTTGGTCAAG gTGATCAGTGTGAACGAGCTCGACGTCTGCAATCTAAAATGATGACAAATTTGGCAATGGCCAAGGATCGCTTGCAGCTTTTAG AAAGTGGAGCAGTTCCAAAAAAGAAGGATCCCTTAACACACACAAGTAATTCCCTTCCACGTTCAAAAACTGTTGCAAAAACTGGATCCACAGGCCTTTCAGGTCACCACAGAACACCTAGCTACAGTGGGATATCGACTGCTCCTGCGTCTAGACCAGCAGCAAACCCTACAACTTCAACTCACAAG GCTGTTCCTAAAAATAGCAGAACAAATAAGCCTTCTACTCCTACCCCAGCTGCTcgaaaaaagaaagacatgaagATATTTAGAAATGTGGACAGTAATCTTGCCAATCTTATCCTGAATGAAATTGTTGATAG TGGGCCAGCTGTCAAATTTGATGATATCGCAGGACAGGAACTGGCTAAACAAGCCTTGCAAGAAATTGTTATCCTTCCTTCTCTTAGACCTGAG TTATTTACAGGACTTAGAGCTCCTGCACGTGGACTGTTGCTGTTTGGCCCACCAGGAAATGGGAAGACAATGCTG GCCAAAGCAGTTGCTGCAGAGTCCAATGCCACTTTCTTCAATATAAGTGCAGCAAGCCTAACTTCAAAATAT GTGGGTGAAGGTGAGAAACTGGTGCGTGCTCTATTTGCAGTGGCAAGAGAACTTCAGCCTTCTATAATTTTTATTG atgaAGTTGATAGCCTTCTGTGTGAAAGACGAGAAGGTGAACATGATGCCAGTAGGCGtctaaaaacagaatttttaataGAATTTGATGGC GTGCAGTCTTCTGGAGAGGACAGAATACTTGTGATGGGAGCAACAAACAGGCCACAGGAGCTTGATGATGCTGTTCTCAG ACGATTCACTAAACGGGTATATGTATCTTTACCAAATGAGGAA acaaGGTTGATTTTGCTAAGAAATCTTCTAAGCAAGCAAGGAAGTCCATTGACCCAAAAAGAGTTGGCACAACTAGCTAG AATGACAGATGGATACTCTGGGAGTGATTTAACTGCGTTAGCAAAGGATGCAGCACTGGGTCCTATCCGAG aattaaAACCAGAACAGGTGAAGAACATGTCTGCCAGTGAG AtgagaaatatcaaattatCAGATTTCACCGAGTCGTTGAAGAAGATAAAGCGCAGTTTGAGCCCTCAGACCCTGGAAGCATATATTCGCTGGAACAAGGACTTTGGAGATACCACAGTGTGA
- the SPAST gene encoding spastin isoform X2, which yields MNSPGGRGKKKGSGGCGSAASPSPQPGPAPPVPPAGAAAAAGSPRCPRSPSAQKRSLYYFSYPLVAAFALLRFVACQLGLLLAWLCERLSRGALMAAKGGGAEPGGAEPGGAAERVRACHKRAFECISLALRIDEDERGQKEQAVEWYKKGIEELEKGIAVLVVGQGDQCERARRLQSKMMTNLAMAKDRLQLLEKLQADLQISKPQMEVYNDSTNLACRNGHLQSESGAVPKKKDPLTHTSNSLPRSKTVAKTGSTGLSGHHRTPSYSGISTAPASRPAANPTTSTHKAVPKNSRTNKPSTPTPAARKKKDMKIFRNVDSNLANLILNEIVDSGPAVKFDDIAGQELAKQALQEIVILPSLRPELFTGLRAPARGLLLFGPPGNGKTMLAKAVAAESNATFFNISAASLTSKYVGEGEKLVRALFAVARELQPSIIFIDEVDSLLCERREGEHDASRRLKTEFLIEFDGVQSSGEDRILVMGATNRPQELDDAVLRRFTKRVYVSLPNEETRLILLRNLLSKQGSPLTQKELAQLARMTDGYSGSDLTALAKDAALGPIRELKPEQVKNMSASEMRNIKLSDFTESLKKIKRSLSPQTLEAYIRWNKDFGDTTV from the exons ATGAATTCCCCGGGCGGCCGAGGGAAGAAGAAGGGCTCAGGCGGCTGCGGCTCCGCGgcctccccctccccgcagcccgggCCGGCTCCCCCCGTGCCgccggcgggggcggcggctGCAGCGGggtccccccggtgcccccggtcGCCGTCGGCGCAGAAGCGGAGCCTGTACTACTTCTCCTACCCGCTCGTCGCCGCCTTCGCCCTGCTGCGCTTCGTGGcctgccagctggggctgctcctcgccTGGCTCTGCGAGCGCCTCTCCCGCGGCGCCCTCATGGCCGCCAagggcggcggggccgagccCGGCGGGGCCGAGCCCGGGGGGGCGGCCGAGAGGGTGCGGGCCTGCCACAAGCGGGCCTTCGAGTGCATCTCCCTGGCGCTGCGCATCGACGAGGACGAGAGAG GACAAAAGGAACAAGCTGTTGAATGGTATAAGAAGGGAATTGAAGAACTGGAAAAAGGAATAGCTGTCTTAGTTGTTGGTCAAG gTGATCAGTGTGAACGAGCTCGACGTCTGCAATCTAAAATGATGACAAATTTGGCAATGGCCAAGGATCGCTTGCAGCTTTTAG agaagctgcaggcagatTTGCAAATTTCCAAGCCGCAAATGGAGGTCTATAATGACAGTACTAACCTGGCATGCCGCAATGGACATCTCCAGTCAG AAAGTGGAGCAGTTCCAAAAAAGAAGGATCCCTTAACACACACAAGTAATTCCCTTCCACGTTCAAAAACTGTTGCAAAAACTGGATCCACAGGCCTTTCAGGTCACCACAGAACACCTAGCTACAGTGGGATATCGACTGCTCCTGCGTCTAGACCAGCAGCAAACCCTACAACTTCAACTCACAAG GCTGTTCCTAAAAATAGCAGAACAAATAAGCCTTCTACTCCTACCCCAGCTGCTcgaaaaaagaaagacatgaagATATTTAGAAATGTGGACAGTAATCTTGCCAATCTTATCCTGAATGAAATTGTTGATAG TGGGCCAGCTGTCAAATTTGATGATATCGCAGGACAGGAACTGGCTAAACAAGCCTTGCAAGAAATTGTTATCCTTCCTTCTCTTAGACCTGAG TTATTTACAGGACTTAGAGCTCCTGCACGTGGACTGTTGCTGTTTGGCCCACCAGGAAATGGGAAGACAATGCTG GCCAAAGCAGTTGCTGCAGAGTCCAATGCCACTTTCTTCAATATAAGTGCAGCAAGCCTAACTTCAAAATAT GTGGGTGAAGGTGAGAAACTGGTGCGTGCTCTATTTGCAGTGGCAAGAGAACTTCAGCCTTCTATAATTTTTATTG atgaAGTTGATAGCCTTCTGTGTGAAAGACGAGAAGGTGAACATGATGCCAGTAGGCGtctaaaaacagaatttttaataGAATTTGATGGC GTGCAGTCTTCTGGAGAGGACAGAATACTTGTGATGGGAGCAACAAACAGGCCACAGGAGCTTGATGATGCTGTTCTCAG ACGATTCACTAAACGGGTATATGTATCTTTACCAAATGAGGAA acaaGGTTGATTTTGCTAAGAAATCTTCTAAGCAAGCAAGGAAGTCCATTGACCCAAAAAGAGTTGGCACAACTAGCTAG AATGACAGATGGATACTCTGGGAGTGATTTAACTGCGTTAGCAAAGGATGCAGCACTGGGTCCTATCCGAG aattaaAACCAGAACAGGTGAAGAACATGTCTGCCAGTGAG AtgagaaatatcaaattatCAGATTTCACCGAGTCGTTGAAGAAGATAAAGCGCAGTTTGAGCCCTCAGACCCTGGAAGCATATATTCGCTGGAACAAGGACTTTGGAGATACCACAGTGTGA
- the SPAST gene encoding spastin isoform X5: MNSPGGRGKKKGSGGCGSAASPSPQPGPAPPVPPAGAAAAAGSPRCPRSPSAQKRSLYYFSYPLVAAFALLRFVACQLGLLLAWLCERLSRGALMAAKGGGAEPGGAEPGGAAERVRACHKRAFECISLALRIDEDEREKLQADLQISKPQMEVYNDSTNLACRNGHLQSESGAVPKKKDPLTHTSNSLPRSKTVAKTGSTGLSGHHRTPSYSGISTAPASRPAANPTTSTHKAVPKNSRTNKPSTPTPAARKKKDMKIFRNVDSNLANLILNEIVDSGPAVKFDDIAGQELAKQALQEIVILPSLRPELFTGLRAPARGLLLFGPPGNGKTMLAKAVAAESNATFFNISAASLTSKYVGEGEKLVRALFAVARELQPSIIFIDEVDSLLCERREGEHDASRRLKTEFLIEFDGVQSSGEDRILVMGATNRPQELDDAVLRRFTKRVYVSLPNEETRLILLRNLLSKQGSPLTQKELAQLARMTDGYSGSDLTALAKDAALGPIRELKPEQVKNMSASEMRNIKLSDFTESLKKIKRSLSPQTLEAYIRWNKDFGDTTV, encoded by the exons ATGAATTCCCCGGGCGGCCGAGGGAAGAAGAAGGGCTCAGGCGGCTGCGGCTCCGCGgcctccccctccccgcagcccgggCCGGCTCCCCCCGTGCCgccggcgggggcggcggctGCAGCGGggtccccccggtgcccccggtcGCCGTCGGCGCAGAAGCGGAGCCTGTACTACTTCTCCTACCCGCTCGTCGCCGCCTTCGCCCTGCTGCGCTTCGTGGcctgccagctggggctgctcctcgccTGGCTCTGCGAGCGCCTCTCCCGCGGCGCCCTCATGGCCGCCAagggcggcggggccgagccCGGCGGGGCCGAGCCCGGGGGGGCGGCCGAGAGGGTGCGGGCCTGCCACAAGCGGGCCTTCGAGTGCATCTCCCTGGCGCTGCGCATCGACGAGGACGAGAGAG agaagctgcaggcagatTTGCAAATTTCCAAGCCGCAAATGGAGGTCTATAATGACAGTACTAACCTGGCATGCCGCAATGGACATCTCCAGTCAG AAAGTGGAGCAGTTCCAAAAAAGAAGGATCCCTTAACACACACAAGTAATTCCCTTCCACGTTCAAAAACTGTTGCAAAAACTGGATCCACAGGCCTTTCAGGTCACCACAGAACACCTAGCTACAGTGGGATATCGACTGCTCCTGCGTCTAGACCAGCAGCAAACCCTACAACTTCAACTCACAAG GCTGTTCCTAAAAATAGCAGAACAAATAAGCCTTCTACTCCTACCCCAGCTGCTcgaaaaaagaaagacatgaagATATTTAGAAATGTGGACAGTAATCTTGCCAATCTTATCCTGAATGAAATTGTTGATAG TGGGCCAGCTGTCAAATTTGATGATATCGCAGGACAGGAACTGGCTAAACAAGCCTTGCAAGAAATTGTTATCCTTCCTTCTCTTAGACCTGAG TTATTTACAGGACTTAGAGCTCCTGCACGTGGACTGTTGCTGTTTGGCCCACCAGGAAATGGGAAGACAATGCTG GCCAAAGCAGTTGCTGCAGAGTCCAATGCCACTTTCTTCAATATAAGTGCAGCAAGCCTAACTTCAAAATAT GTGGGTGAAGGTGAGAAACTGGTGCGTGCTCTATTTGCAGTGGCAAGAGAACTTCAGCCTTCTATAATTTTTATTG atgaAGTTGATAGCCTTCTGTGTGAAAGACGAGAAGGTGAACATGATGCCAGTAGGCGtctaaaaacagaatttttaataGAATTTGATGGC GTGCAGTCTTCTGGAGAGGACAGAATACTTGTGATGGGAGCAACAAACAGGCCACAGGAGCTTGATGATGCTGTTCTCAG ACGATTCACTAAACGGGTATATGTATCTTTACCAAATGAGGAA acaaGGTTGATTTTGCTAAGAAATCTTCTAAGCAAGCAAGGAAGTCCATTGACCCAAAAAGAGTTGGCACAACTAGCTAG AATGACAGATGGATACTCTGGGAGTGATTTAACTGCGTTAGCAAAGGATGCAGCACTGGGTCCTATCCGAG aattaaAACCAGAACAGGTGAAGAACATGTCTGCCAGTGAG AtgagaaatatcaaattatCAGATTTCACCGAGTCGTTGAAGAAGATAAAGCGCAGTTTGAGCCCTCAGACCCTGGAAGCATATATTCGCTGGAACAAGGACTTTGGAGATACCACAGTGTGA
- the SPAST gene encoding spastin isoform X1, with protein MNSPGGRGKKKGSGGCGSAASPSPQPGPAPPVPPAGAAAAAGSPRCPRSPSAQKRSLYYFSYPLVAAFALLRFVACQLGLLLAWLCERLSRGALMAAKGGGAEPGGAEPGGAAERVRACHKRAFECISLALRIDEDERAGQKEQAVEWYKKGIEELEKGIAVLVVGQGDQCERARRLQSKMMTNLAMAKDRLQLLEKLQADLQISKPQMEVYNDSTNLACRNGHLQSESGAVPKKKDPLTHTSNSLPRSKTVAKTGSTGLSGHHRTPSYSGISTAPASRPAANPTTSTHKAVPKNSRTNKPSTPTPAARKKKDMKIFRNVDSNLANLILNEIVDSGPAVKFDDIAGQELAKQALQEIVILPSLRPELFTGLRAPARGLLLFGPPGNGKTMLAKAVAAESNATFFNISAASLTSKYVGEGEKLVRALFAVARELQPSIIFIDEVDSLLCERREGEHDASRRLKTEFLIEFDGVQSSGEDRILVMGATNRPQELDDAVLRRFTKRVYVSLPNEETRLILLRNLLSKQGSPLTQKELAQLARMTDGYSGSDLTALAKDAALGPIRELKPEQVKNMSASEMRNIKLSDFTESLKKIKRSLSPQTLEAYIRWNKDFGDTTV; from the exons ATGAATTCCCCGGGCGGCCGAGGGAAGAAGAAGGGCTCAGGCGGCTGCGGCTCCGCGgcctccccctccccgcagcccgggCCGGCTCCCCCCGTGCCgccggcgggggcggcggctGCAGCGGggtccccccggtgcccccggtcGCCGTCGGCGCAGAAGCGGAGCCTGTACTACTTCTCCTACCCGCTCGTCGCCGCCTTCGCCCTGCTGCGCTTCGTGGcctgccagctggggctgctcctcgccTGGCTCTGCGAGCGCCTCTCCCGCGGCGCCCTCATGGCCGCCAagggcggcggggccgagccCGGCGGGGCCGAGCCCGGGGGGGCGGCCGAGAGGGTGCGGGCCTGCCACAAGCGGGCCTTCGAGTGCATCTCCCTGGCGCTGCGCATCGACGAGGACGAGAGAG CAGGACAAAAGGAACAAGCTGTTGAATGGTATAAGAAGGGAATTGAAGAACTGGAAAAAGGAATAGCTGTCTTAGTTGTTGGTCAAG gTGATCAGTGTGAACGAGCTCGACGTCTGCAATCTAAAATGATGACAAATTTGGCAATGGCCAAGGATCGCTTGCAGCTTTTAG agaagctgcaggcagatTTGCAAATTTCCAAGCCGCAAATGGAGGTCTATAATGACAGTACTAACCTGGCATGCCGCAATGGACATCTCCAGTCAG AAAGTGGAGCAGTTCCAAAAAAGAAGGATCCCTTAACACACACAAGTAATTCCCTTCCACGTTCAAAAACTGTTGCAAAAACTGGATCCACAGGCCTTTCAGGTCACCACAGAACACCTAGCTACAGTGGGATATCGACTGCTCCTGCGTCTAGACCAGCAGCAAACCCTACAACTTCAACTCACAAG GCTGTTCCTAAAAATAGCAGAACAAATAAGCCTTCTACTCCTACCCCAGCTGCTcgaaaaaagaaagacatgaagATATTTAGAAATGTGGACAGTAATCTTGCCAATCTTATCCTGAATGAAATTGTTGATAG TGGGCCAGCTGTCAAATTTGATGATATCGCAGGACAGGAACTGGCTAAACAAGCCTTGCAAGAAATTGTTATCCTTCCTTCTCTTAGACCTGAG TTATTTACAGGACTTAGAGCTCCTGCACGTGGACTGTTGCTGTTTGGCCCACCAGGAAATGGGAAGACAATGCTG GCCAAAGCAGTTGCTGCAGAGTCCAATGCCACTTTCTTCAATATAAGTGCAGCAAGCCTAACTTCAAAATAT GTGGGTGAAGGTGAGAAACTGGTGCGTGCTCTATTTGCAGTGGCAAGAGAACTTCAGCCTTCTATAATTTTTATTG atgaAGTTGATAGCCTTCTGTGTGAAAGACGAGAAGGTGAACATGATGCCAGTAGGCGtctaaaaacagaatttttaataGAATTTGATGGC GTGCAGTCTTCTGGAGAGGACAGAATACTTGTGATGGGAGCAACAAACAGGCCACAGGAGCTTGATGATGCTGTTCTCAG ACGATTCACTAAACGGGTATATGTATCTTTACCAAATGAGGAA acaaGGTTGATTTTGCTAAGAAATCTTCTAAGCAAGCAAGGAAGTCCATTGACCCAAAAAGAGTTGGCACAACTAGCTAG AATGACAGATGGATACTCTGGGAGTGATTTAACTGCGTTAGCAAAGGATGCAGCACTGGGTCCTATCCGAG aattaaAACCAGAACAGGTGAAGAACATGTCTGCCAGTGAG AtgagaaatatcaaattatCAGATTTCACCGAGTCGTTGAAGAAGATAAAGCGCAGTTTGAGCCCTCAGACCCTGGAAGCATATATTCGCTGGAACAAGGACTTTGGAGATACCACAGTGTGA